Proteins encoded together in one Rhizobium leguminosarum bv. trifolii WSM1325 window:
- a CDS encoding binding-protein-dependent transport systems inner membrane component (PFAM: binding-protein-dependent transport systems inner membrane component~KEGG: rec:RHECIAT_PA0000098 probable peptide ABC transporter, permease protein), which produces MLRFLLVRIASAIPVLFILSVVTFAIIQAPPGDYADYIRSQLINQGGASYAQAEEQAQAYRVEHGLDKPLVVQYVNWIGGIVTRGDFGYSMFYNKPVADVVGERLPRTLLLALVCHLFASVLGIGFGIWAATRQYSWIDSLLSGISFLGMTVPRFLMALIIVYLLVFQLNVSEIGSFFSPQYGGAPWSWAKFVDLVHHVWPVVAIATFGGLAYNMRVMRGNLLDTLNAQYVETAKAKGLSGAAVVMRHAVPNALHPLVMYQGVVLPYMLTGEIETAIIFALPTVGPAIVGSMAVGDVYVTATFMMVLSATLIIGNIIADMLLALLDPRVRQYGGA; this is translated from the coding sequence ATGTTACGATTCCTGCTCGTGCGCATAGCCTCCGCGATCCCCGTTCTCTTCATTCTGAGCGTGGTGACTTTCGCGATCATCCAGGCCCCGCCTGGCGACTACGCCGACTACATCCGCTCCCAGCTGATCAACCAGGGCGGCGCGTCCTATGCGCAGGCCGAAGAGCAGGCGCAGGCTTACCGCGTCGAACACGGCCTCGATAAGCCGCTGGTCGTCCAATACGTCAACTGGATCGGCGGCATCGTGACGCGCGGCGATTTCGGATACAGCATGTTCTATAACAAGCCGGTCGCCGATGTCGTCGGCGAACGCCTGCCGAGGACGCTGCTTCTGGCGCTCGTCTGCCATCTCTTTGCCTCGGTGCTCGGCATCGGTTTCGGCATCTGGGCGGCAACGCGACAGTACAGCTGGATCGACAGCCTGCTATCGGGGATTTCCTTCCTCGGCATGACGGTGCCGCGCTTCCTGATGGCGCTGATCATCGTCTATCTCCTGGTCTTCCAGCTCAATGTTTCCGAGATCGGTAGCTTCTTTTCGCCGCAGTATGGCGGCGCGCCATGGTCCTGGGCGAAATTCGTCGATCTCGTCCACCATGTCTGGCCGGTCGTGGCGATCGCCACCTTCGGCGGGCTGGCCTATAATATGCGGGTGATGCGCGGTAATCTGCTCGATACGCTGAACGCCCAATATGTCGAGACGGCAAAGGCCAAGGGGCTTTCCGGCGCAGCCGTGGTGATGCGCCATGCGGTGCCGAACGCGCTGCACCCGCTGGTGATGTATCAGGGCGTCGTGCTGCCCTACATGCTGACCGGCGAGATCGAGACCGCCATCATCTTCGCGCTGCCGACCGTCGGTCCGGCCATCGTCGGCTCGATGGCGGTCGGCGACGTCTATGTCACCGCCACCTTCATGATGGTGCTGTCGGCCACCCTGATCATCGGCAATATCATCGCCGACATGCTGCTCGCTCTTCTCGATCCGCGTGTCCGCCAATATGGAGGAGCCTGA
- a CDS encoding extracellular solute-binding protein family 5 (PFAM: extracellular solute-binding protein family 5~KEGG: rec:RHECIAT_PA0000097 alpha-galactoside ABC transporter, substrate-binding protein), with protein MMNFRNAGILAGLALSVSAAALNAYASEPTVPPAPADFPAEGKINYVARDSILEFKALPEYHEPDWVTKNFVATGKLPPVKDRLPKEPMVFKTGNMPDGIGVYGDTMRHVIGGRPEGWNYGAGQTQGWGGIDIGLSECLTRTAPLFQVQASDTEPLPNLAKSWDWSQDGHKLTMHLVEGAKWSDGAPFNADDIMFYWDDEVVDPNVSPLGGGASPEAFGVGTTLKKVDDYTVEWTFKEAFPKQYLYTMSYPNFCPGPSHILKPKHPKYSKNTYDQFKNAFPPEFMNMPVMGAWVPVEYRSDDIIVMRRNPYYWKVDEKGDQLPYLNELHYKLSTWADRDVQAVAGSADFSNLEQPENFVASLKRAAEKTAPARLAFGPRLIGYNLRMNFSANGWGNPDERGEAIRELNRNEDFRKAVTMALDRKAIGDSLVKGPFTAIYPGGLSSGTSFYDRNSTVYYPFDLKGAKEELAKAGLKDTDGNGVVNFPAGTLGGKDVEIVMLINNQYTTDKSLAEGVVGQMEKLGLKIVINALDGAKRDDAHYAGRFDWLIQRNTTELSSVVQNTEQLAPVGPRTSWHHRAGKDDQLDLMPFEKELVDVVNKFRTSQSNDERVDLMKQYQKISTEHVNTVGLTEYPGALIVNKRFSNVPQGTPIMMFNWAEDSVIRERLWVAADKQGKYELFPEQLPGKPGDKGPIN; from the coding sequence ATGATGAATTTCCGTAACGCAGGCATTCTGGCCGGACTGGCGCTCAGCGTCTCAGCCGCGGCGCTGAATGCATATGCCTCCGAGCCAACCGTGCCACCGGCGCCGGCGGACTTTCCGGCCGAAGGCAAGATCAACTATGTGGCGCGCGACTCCATCCTGGAGTTCAAGGCGCTGCCCGAATATCACGAGCCCGACTGGGTCACGAAGAATTTCGTCGCCACCGGCAAGCTGCCGCCGGTCAAGGATCGCCTGCCGAAGGAGCCGATGGTCTTCAAGACAGGCAATATGCCCGACGGCATCGGCGTCTACGGCGATACGATGCGTCACGTCATTGGCGGCCGGCCGGAAGGCTGGAACTATGGCGCCGGCCAGACGCAGGGCTGGGGCGGCATCGATATCGGTCTCTCCGAATGCCTGACGCGCACCGCGCCGCTGTTCCAGGTGCAGGCCTCCGACACCGAGCCGCTGCCGAACCTCGCCAAGAGCTGGGATTGGTCGCAAGACGGCCATAAGCTGACCATGCACCTGGTCGAAGGCGCCAAATGGTCCGACGGCGCGCCGTTCAACGCCGACGACATCATGTTCTACTGGGACGACGAAGTCGTCGACCCGAACGTCTCGCCACTCGGCGGCGGCGCCTCGCCGGAAGCTTTCGGTGTGGGAACGACACTGAAGAAGGTCGACGATTACACCGTCGAATGGACCTTCAAGGAGGCGTTCCCGAAGCAATATCTCTATACGATGTCCTACCCGAACTTCTGCCCGGGTCCGTCGCATATCTTGAAGCCGAAGCATCCGAAATATTCGAAGAACACCTACGACCAGTTCAAGAACGCGTTCCCGCCGGAGTTCATGAACATGCCGGTCATGGGCGCCTGGGTGCCGGTGGAATATCGCTCCGACGATATCATCGTCATGCGCCGCAACCCTTACTACTGGAAGGTGGACGAGAAGGGCGATCAGTTGCCCTATCTGAACGAGCTGCACTACAAGCTTTCGACCTGGGCGGACCGCGACGTTCAGGCCGTGGCGGGATCAGCCGATTTCTCCAACCTCGAGCAGCCGGAAAACTTCGTCGCCTCGCTGAAGCGTGCCGCGGAAAAGACCGCACCCGCCCGTCTCGCCTTCGGCCCGCGCCTCATCGGCTACAATCTTCGCATGAACTTCTCCGCCAACGGCTGGGGCAACCCGGACGAGCGCGGTGAGGCGATCCGCGAGCTCAACCGCAACGAGGATTTCCGCAAGGCCGTCACCATGGCGCTCGACCGCAAGGCGATCGGCGACTCGCTGGTCAAGGGGCCGTTCACCGCGATCTATCCCGGCGGGCTCTCCTCCGGCACCAGCTTCTACGACCGCAACTCGACGGTCTACTATCCCTTCGATCTTAAGGGCGCCAAGGAGGAACTCGCCAAGGCCGGCCTCAAGGACACCGACGGCAACGGCGTCGTGAACTTCCCGGCCGGGACGCTCGGCGGCAAGGATGTCGAAATCGTCATGCTGATCAACAATCAGTACACGACCGACAAGAGCCTCGCCGAAGGTGTCGTCGGCCAGATGGAGAAGCTTGGTCTGAAGATCGTCATCAACGCGCTCGACGGCGCCAAGCGTGACGATGCCCACTATGCCGGCCGCTTCGACTGGCTGATCCAGCGCAACACGACGGAACTGTCGTCGGTGGTGCAGAACACCGAACAGCTTGCCCCTGTCGGTCCGCGCACCAGCTGGCACCATCGCGCCGGCAAGGATGATCAGCTTGATCTGATGCCGTTCGAGAAGGAGCTTGTCGATGTCGTCAACAAGTTCAGGACGAGCCAAAGCAACGACGAGCGCGTCGATCTGATGAAGCAGTATCAGAAGATCTCGACGGAGCACGTCAACACCGTTGGCCTGACGGAATATCCGGGCGCCCTGATCGTCAACAAGCGGTTCTCTAACGTGCCCCAGGGTACGCCGATCATGATGTTCAACTGGGCTGAAGATTCGGTTATCCGCGAACGCCTGTGGGTGGCCGCCGACAAGCAGGGCAAATACGAGCTGTTCCCCGAACAGCTGCCTGGCAAGCCCGGCGACAAGGGTCCCATAAACTAG
- a CDS encoding binding-protein-dependent transport systems inner membrane component (PFAM: binding-protein-dependent transport systems inner membrane component~KEGG: rec:RHECIAT_PA0000099 probable peptide ABC transporter, permease protein), protein MLAFDSSATPPTTDIVTKPSRGHESYIALVWRRLRRSWTGMAGLVLVALLILMAIFADFFAPMDPKATDVGFAPPQVMSFHDKDGDFVFQPRVYALSDSEELDPVTFQPIVGIDYDNPRLLGFFVKGAEYRLFGLIPASRHFFGSTDGQPVHFLGTDKFGRDVLSRAIIGSRISLTIALTVVFIVTIIGTTVGMVSGYFGGTFDVWLQRFVDLVLAFPQLPLYLALTSLIPVTAPTNVFLAFVIVVMSALGWAQMSREVRGKTLALARIDYVRAAMAVGATDTRIIMQHIFPNVMSHVIVAVTLHIPSVVLLESFLGFLGFAVKPPLISWGLMLQDTATYSVIGSYPWILAPVGFVLVTVFAFNALGDGLRDAVDPY, encoded by the coding sequence ATGCTTGCTTTCGACTCTTCCGCGACGCCACCGACAACCGACATCGTGACCAAGCCATCGCGTGGGCATGAAAGCTATATCGCCCTTGTCTGGCGTCGGTTGAGGCGCTCCTGGACCGGCATGGCCGGGCTCGTGCTCGTCGCGCTCTTGATCCTCATGGCGATCTTTGCCGATTTCTTCGCGCCGATGGATCCGAAGGCGACCGATGTCGGCTTCGCGCCGCCACAGGTGATGAGCTTCCACGACAAGGACGGCGATTTCGTCTTCCAGCCGCGCGTCTACGCGCTGTCGGATTCCGAAGAGCTTGACCCCGTTACCTTCCAGCCGATCGTCGGCATCGACTACGACAATCCGCGGCTGCTCGGCTTCTTCGTCAAGGGCGCCGAATACCGGCTTTTCGGCCTGATCCCGGCCAGCCGGCACTTCTTCGGCTCGACCGACGGCCAGCCGGTGCATTTCCTCGGCACCGACAAGTTCGGCCGCGACGTGCTGTCGCGCGCCATCATCGGCTCGCGCATTTCGCTGACGATTGCCCTGACGGTTGTCTTCATCGTCACCATCATCGGCACGACCGTCGGCATGGTGTCGGGTTACTTCGGCGGCACCTTCGACGTCTGGCTGCAGCGTTTCGTCGACCTGGTGCTCGCCTTCCCGCAATTGCCGCTCTATCTGGCGCTGACCTCGTTGATCCCGGTGACGGCGCCGACCAACGTCTTCCTTGCCTTCGTCATCGTCGTGATGTCGGCGCTCGGCTGGGCGCAGATGTCGCGCGAGGTGCGCGGCAAGACCTTGGCACTTGCCCGCATCGATTATGTCCGGGCAGCCATGGCCGTCGGCGCCACCGACACGCGCATCATCATGCAGCACATCTTCCCGAATGTGATGAGCCACGTCATCGTCGCGGTGACGCTGCATATACCGAGCGTCGTGCTGTTGGAATCCTTCCTCGGTTTCCTCGGTTTCGCCGTCAAGCCGCCGCTGATCTCCTGGGGGCTGATGCTGCAGGATACGGCGACCTATTCGGTCATCGGCTCCTATCCCTGGATTCTCGCTCCTGTCGGCTTCGTGCTCGTCACCGTCTTCGCGTTCAACGCGCTCGGCGACGGATTGCGCGACGCGGTCGATCCTTATTGA
- a CDS encoding transcriptional regulator, AraC family (PFAM: AraC protein arabinose-binding/dimerisation; helix-turn-helix- domain containing protein AraC type~SMART: helix-turn-helix- domain containing protein AraC type~KEGG: rec:RHECIAT_PA0000095 probable transcriptional regulator protein, AraC family), whose amino-acid sequence MLQDLIANGQSMRTVSLPRGRQRLHAMPTSAGYEVRENESYDWDGRRRGQTPFTVLQHTISGSGQLRYQHRNYRLQGGDTLLVLVPHNHRYWLEKGDRWEYFWISMNGEETLRIHQMVLSTAGPVLKLQPSTIDHLADCSLRLVKGATSPGAASAIAYEAAMALYDDVFGSPAFAAELSLMQPVIDHINTNLEKPLPVSELAGIVGLSRAHFSRSFAESEGMPPAEFVLQQRLQRAVKLLTKADFLPVKEVAIMCGFEDPNYFSKVFRRVYGTNPTEFRTTGMYASIGKLR is encoded by the coding sequence GTGCTGCAGGATTTGATCGCCAACGGACAGTCGATGAGGACGGTTTCGCTACCCCGGGGCCGCCAGCGATTGCACGCCATGCCGACCAGCGCCGGCTATGAAGTGCGCGAGAACGAGAGCTATGACTGGGACGGCCGCCGGCGCGGTCAAACCCCCTTCACCGTGCTGCAGCACACGATTAGCGGTAGCGGCCAGCTGCGCTACCAGCACCGCAACTATCGCCTTCAAGGCGGCGACACGCTGCTCGTTCTCGTGCCGCACAATCATCGCTACTGGCTGGAGAAGGGCGACCGCTGGGAATATTTCTGGATCTCGATGAATGGCGAGGAAACGCTGCGCATCCACCAGATGGTGCTGTCGACCGCCGGGCCGGTGCTGAAGCTCCAGCCCTCGACCATCGATCATCTCGCCGATTGCAGCCTGCGCCTGGTCAAGGGCGCAACGTCGCCGGGTGCCGCCTCGGCGATCGCCTATGAAGCGGCGATGGCGCTTTACGACGACGTCTTCGGCTCGCCGGCCTTCGCCGCCGAACTCAGCCTGATGCAGCCGGTGATCGACCATATCAACACCAATCTCGAAAAGCCGCTGCCGGTCAGCGAGCTTGCCGGCATCGTCGGCCTCAGCCGCGCGCATTTCTCGCGCAGCTTCGCCGAGAGCGAGGGCATGCCGCCGGCCGAATTCGTGCTGCAGCAACGCCTGCAGCGCGCCGTCAAGCTTCTGACCAAGGCCGACTTCCTGCCGGTCAAGGAAGTCGCCATCATGTGCGGCTTCGAAGACCCCAACTATTTCTCCAAGGTCTTCCGCCGCGTCTACGGCACCAATCCCACCGAATTCCGCACGACAGGCATGTATGCCAGCATCGGAAAACTGAGATAG
- a CDS encoding ABC transporter related (PFAM: ABC transporter related~SMART: AAA ATPase~KEGG: ret:RHE_PE00093 peptide ABC transporter, ATP-binding protein) — MALALVNSFAPPVRHDHDGRSDTPVIDARNVAVNFKVEDGMVEAVKDVSFQLYRGETIAIVGESGSGKSVTARTVMGLLSKRAVVSEKSTVAYDGSNILKFSERERRKLRGDRISMIFQEPMSSLNPIYTIGSQIVEAIRVHRRISKRDAQKRALELLEHVQIPDPAARLMQYPHQLSGGQRQRVMIAMALANDPDVLIADEPTTALDVTVQAQILNLIRNLQKELGMAVILITHDLTVVRQFSDYVYVMQYGEVREHNTTEALFANPQDAYTKHLLASEPRGEANPLPEGSDVILDAKGVRVSFMMRHGTFLKPAMRELVAVDSLDLTLRRHETLGLVGESGSGKTTFGQAILRLNTPDSGEIRFDNQPIHGLSRAEMRPLRARMQVVFQDPFSSLNPRMTIGQIIEEGLVVNRLGATKAERQDRVREALVAAGMPGNILSRFPHEFSGGQRQRIAIARAIALEPEFILLDEPTSALDLSVQAQIIELLRKLQDERGLSYLFISHDLKVVRALCHRVIVMQHGKIVEEGPVNEVLSHPKTAYTERLVKAAFEVA; from the coding sequence ATGGCTCTCGCACTGGTCAATTCCTTCGCCCCGCCCGTCCGCCACGATCATGATGGCCGTTCGGACACGCCTGTTATCGACGCCCGCAATGTGGCGGTGAATTTCAAGGTCGAGGACGGCATGGTCGAAGCCGTCAAGGACGTCTCCTTCCAGCTCTATCGCGGCGAGACGATCGCCATCGTCGGCGAATCCGGTTCCGGCAAATCGGTGACGGCTCGAACGGTGATGGGGCTGTTATCAAAGCGCGCCGTCGTCTCCGAGAAATCGACGGTCGCCTATGACGGCAGCAATATCCTGAAATTTTCCGAGCGGGAGCGCCGCAAGCTGCGCGGCGACCGCATTTCGATGATCTTCCAGGAACCGATGAGCTCGCTGAACCCGATCTATACGATCGGCAGCCAGATTGTCGAGGCGATCCGCGTGCATCGCCGGATCAGCAAGCGGGATGCGCAAAAGCGGGCGCTCGAACTGCTGGAGCATGTGCAGATCCCCGATCCCGCCGCGCGGCTGATGCAATATCCGCATCAGCTTTCGGGCGGCCAGCGCCAGCGCGTGATGATCGCCATGGCGCTTGCCAACGATCCCGACGTGTTGATCGCCGACGAGCCGACGACGGCGCTCGACGTCACCGTGCAGGCGCAGATCCTGAACCTGATCCGCAACCTGCAGAAGGAACTGGGGATGGCCGTCATCCTCATCACCCACGACCTGACCGTGGTGCGGCAGTTTTCCGATTACGTCTATGTGATGCAGTACGGCGAAGTGCGCGAGCACAACACCACCGAAGCCCTGTTTGCCAACCCGCAGGACGCCTATACCAAGCATCTGCTTGCCTCCGAGCCGCGGGGCGAGGCCAATCCACTGCCCGAAGGGTCGGATGTCATCCTCGATGCCAAGGGTGTGCGGGTCTCCTTCATGATGCGTCACGGTACTTTTCTCAAGCCGGCGATGCGTGAGCTTGTCGCCGTCGACAGCCTCGACCTGACGCTTCGCCGTCACGAGACGCTGGGGCTGGTGGGCGAATCCGGTTCCGGCAAGACGACGTTCGGCCAGGCGATCCTGCGACTGAACACGCCCGACAGCGGCGAGATCCGCTTCGACAATCAGCCGATCCATGGCCTATCCAGGGCCGAGATGCGGCCCTTGCGCGCCCGCATGCAGGTGGTGTTCCAGGACCCGTTCTCATCGCTCAATCCGCGCATGACGATCGGCCAAATCATCGAGGAGGGGCTGGTCGTCAACCGGCTGGGCGCGACCAAGGCCGAACGGCAGGATCGGGTGCGTGAAGCGCTTGTCGCCGCCGGCATGCCCGGCAATATCCTGTCGCGCTTCCCGCACGAATTTTCCGGCGGCCAGCGCCAGCGCATCGCCATTGCCCGCGCCATTGCGCTGGAGCCGGAATTCATCCTGCTCGACGAGCCGACATCGGCGCTCGACCTTTCCGTCCAGGCGCAGATCATCGAACTCTTGCGCAAGCTGCAGGACGAACGTGGCCTGAGCTACCTCTTCATCTCCCACGACCTCAAGGTCGTGCGCGCGCTCTGCCATCGCGTCATCGTCATGCAGCATGGCAAGATCGTCGAAGAGGGTCCCGTCAACGAAGTTTTGTCCCATCCCAAGACCGCTTACACCGAACGGCTCGTCAAGGCCGCTTTCGAGGTAGCATGA
- a CDS encoding glycoside hydrolase family 4 (PFAM: glycoside hydrolase family 4~KEGG: rec:RHECIAT_PA0000096 alpha-galactosidase protein), producing MSFKIAIIGAGSVGFTKKLFTDILCVPEFRDVEFALTDLSEHNLEMIKAILDRVVEANGLPTKVTATTNRRQALEGARYIISCVRVGGLEAYADDIGIPLKYGIDQCVGDTICAGGILYGQRNIPVILDFCKDIREVAEPGAKFLNYANPMAMNTWAAIEYGKVDTVGLCHGVQHGAEQIAEVLGAKSLSELDYICSGINHQTWFIDLRLNGRRIGKDELIAAFEAHPVYSQQEKLRIDVLKRFGVYSTESNGHLSEYLPWYRKRPDEITRWIDMSDWIHGETGGYLRHSTETRNWFETEYPQFLESAAKPIDPAKRSNEHASHILEALETNRVYRGHFNLKNNGVITNLPSDAIIESPGFVDRFGINMVSGVTLPEACAATCIASINVQRMSVHAAISGDIDLLKLAVLHDPLVGAVSTPEEVWQMVDEMVVAQARWLPQYAHAVPAAKERLSKSKVQTRDWAGAARRNVRSIEELRAEKAALKQAV from the coding sequence ATGAGTTTCAAAATCGCTATCATCGGTGCGGGCAGCGTCGGTTTCACCAAGAAGCTGTTTACCGATATATTGTGCGTTCCCGAGTTTCGCGACGTCGAATTCGCGCTGACGGATCTCAGCGAACACAATCTCGAAATGATCAAGGCGATCCTCGACCGCGTCGTCGAGGCGAACGGGCTGCCGACGAAGGTGACGGCGACCACCAACCGGCGCCAGGCGTTGGAAGGCGCGCGGTATATTATCAGCTGCGTTCGGGTCGGTGGGCTCGAGGCCTATGCCGATGATATCGGAATTCCCCTGAAATACGGCATCGACCAGTGCGTCGGCGATACGATCTGTGCCGGCGGCATCCTCTATGGCCAGCGCAACATCCCGGTCATCCTCGACTTCTGCAAGGATATCCGCGAGGTCGCCGAGCCCGGCGCGAAATTCCTGAACTATGCCAACCCGATGGCGATGAACACCTGGGCGGCGATCGAATATGGCAAGGTCGATACCGTCGGCCTCTGCCACGGCGTCCAGCATGGCGCCGAACAGATCGCCGAGGTGCTCGGCGCGAAGTCGCTGAGCGAGCTCGACTATATTTGCTCCGGCATCAACCATCAAACCTGGTTCATCGACCTGCGCCTCAACGGCCGCAGGATCGGCAAGGACGAGCTCATCGCCGCCTTCGAGGCGCATCCGGTCTATTCGCAGCAGGAGAAATTGCGCATCGACGTGCTGAAGCGTTTCGGCGTCTATTCCACGGAAAGCAACGGCCATCTCTCGGAATACCTGCCCTGGTATCGCAAGCGGCCGGACGAAATCACCCGCTGGATCGACATGTCCGACTGGATCCACGGCGAGACCGGCGGCTATCTCCGCCATTCCACTGAAACGCGCAACTGGTTCGAGACGGAATATCCGCAATTTTTGGAATCCGCCGCAAAGCCGATCGATCCTGCCAAGCGCTCGAACGAACATGCCAGCCATATCCTCGAGGCGCTGGAGACGAACCGGGTCTATCGCGGCCATTTCAACCTCAAGAACAATGGCGTCATCACCAACCTGCCGTCCGATGCGATCATCGAATCGCCGGGCTTCGTCGATCGCTTCGGCATCAACATGGTCTCCGGCGTCACCCTGCCGGAAGCCTGCGCGGCCACCTGCATCGCCTCGATCAACGTCCAGCGCATGTCGGTGCACGCGGCGATATCAGGCGACATCGACCTCTTGAAGCTTGCCGTGCTGCACGACCCGCTGGTCGGCGCCGTCTCGACGCCGGAAGAGGTCTGGCAGATGGTCGACGAGATGGTCGTTGCCCAGGCGCGCTGGCTGCCGCAATATGCGCATGCCGTGCCGGCCGCCAAGGAGCGGCTGTCGAAATCGAAGGTGCAGACCCGCGACTGGGCGGGGGCCGCACGCCGCAACGTTCGCTCGATCGAGGAGCTGCGCGCGGAAAAGGCGGCACTGAAACAGGCCGTCTGA
- a CDS encoding glycoside hydrolase family 4 (PFAM: glycoside hydrolase family 4~KEGG: rec:RHECIAT_PA0000101 alpha-galactosidase protein): MARNPKITFIGAGSTVFMKNIVGDVLQRPALSGATIALMDLNPQRLEESAIVVNKLISTLGVKAKAETYSDQRKALSGADFVVVAFQIGGYEPCTVTDFEVPKKYGLRQTIADTLGVGGIMRGLRTVPHLWKVCEDMLAVCPEAIMLQYVNPMAINTWAISEKYPTIRQVGLCHSVQGTAMELAHDLEIPYEEIRYRAAGINHMAFYLKFEHRQADGSYRDLYPDLVRAYREGRAPKPGWNPRCPNKVRYEMLTRLGYFVTESSEHFAEYTPYFIKEGRDDLIEKFGIPLDEYPKRCIEQIERWKGQAEAYRSADKIEVKPSKEYASSIINSVWTGEPSVIYGNVRNNGCITSLPANCAAEVPCLVDASGIQPTFIGDLPPQLTALIRTNINVQELTVQALMTENREHIYHAAMMDPHTAAELDLDQIWSLVDDLLATHGDWLPEWARTARKVQAA; the protein is encoded by the coding sequence ATGGCAAGAAATCCCAAAATCACTTTCATCGGAGCTGGCTCCACCGTCTTCATGAAGAACATCGTCGGTGACGTGCTGCAGCGTCCGGCCCTGTCGGGTGCGACGATCGCCTTGATGGATCTCAACCCGCAGCGGCTGGAAGAAAGCGCCATCGTCGTCAACAAGCTGATCTCGACGCTCGGCGTCAAGGCGAAGGCCGAGACCTATTCTGACCAGCGCAAGGCGCTTTCGGGCGCAGATTTCGTCGTCGTCGCCTTCCAGATCGGCGGCTATGAACCCTGCACGGTCACCGATTTCGAAGTGCCGAAGAAATATGGCCTGCGCCAGACGATCGCCGATACGCTCGGCGTCGGCGGCATCATGCGCGGGCTTCGCACCGTGCCGCATCTCTGGAAGGTCTGCGAGGACATGCTCGCCGTCTGCCCCGAGGCGATCATGTTGCAATATGTCAACCCGATGGCGATCAACACCTGGGCGATATCGGAGAAGTATCCGACCATTCGCCAAGTCGGCCTTTGCCATTCGGTGCAGGGCACGGCGATGGAACTGGCCCACGACCTCGAAATTCCCTACGAGGAAATCCGTTACCGGGCGGCCGGCATCAACCACATGGCCTTCTATCTCAAATTCGAGCATCGCCAGGCCGACGGTTCTTACCGCGACCTCTATCCCGATCTCGTGCGCGCCTATCGCGAGGGCAGGGCGCCGAAGCCTGGCTGGAACCCGCGCTGCCCGAACAAGGTGCGCTACGAGATGCTGACGCGGCTCGGCTATTTCGTCACCGAGAGCTCGGAGCATTTCGCCGAATACACGCCCTATTTCATCAAGGAGGGCCGCGACGACCTGATCGAGAAATTCGGCATCCCGCTCGATGAATATCCGAAGCGCTGCATCGAGCAGATCGAGCGCTGGAAAGGCCAGGCGGAGGCCTATCGTTCGGCCGACAAGATCGAGGTCAAGCCGTCGAAGGAATATGCCTCCTCGATCATCAACTCGGTCTGGACCGGCGAGCCCTCGGTGATCTACGGCAATGTCCGCAACAATGGCTGCATCACCTCGCTGCCCGCCAATTGCGCCGCCGAGGTGCCCTGCCTCGTCGATGCCTCCGGCATCCAGCCGACCTTCATCGGCGACCTGCCGCCGCAGCTGACGGCTCTGATCCGCACCAATATCAACGTGCAGGAACTGACGGTGCAGGCGCTGATGACGGAAAACCGCGAGCATATCTATCACGCCGCGATGATGGACCCGCATACGGCAGCCGAACTCGACCTCGACCAGATCTGGTCGCTGGTCGACGATCTGCTCGCCACCCACGGCGACTGGCTGCCCGAATGGGCACGCACCGCCCGCAAGGTACAGGCCGCCTGA